The genomic segment CAGATCGCCGAACTGCCTGGCTACTTGCGCCAGGCCGTAAGCAAGCTCGACGACGCCCGGCTCGACACGGCGTATCGCCCCGAGGGCTGGACGCTCCGGCAGGTCGTGCACCATCTCGCCGACAGCCATCTCAACAGCCTCATCCGGTTCAAGCTCGCCCTGACGGAAGAGGAGCCCACCATCAAGCCCTACGATGAAGTCGCCTGGGCGCAGCTGGCGGACTACCAGCTGTTTTCCGTCGATCAGGAGCTGGATTTCATCGCGCTGTTGCACGCGCGATGGGTCGTGCTGCTCCGATCCCTCGCGCCGGCCGATTTCGAACGCACCTACCGGCATCCCGAATCCGGCGTCAAACGGCTGGACTGGACCGTCGGACTGTATGCCTGGCACGGCCGGCATCATCTGGCGCACATCACGACGACGATGCTGCGCGAAGGCTGGTAGCGTTCTTTTTGACGGGATAATCCGCAGGTCCTCTTGATAACGCGGTGAAGGGGGGGGATATTGATCACCGTCCGTGGCCCCGATCCATCCCTTATTTCCATCGCGTCATGTCCCATCCCGTGGTGGCTTCCCGCGTAGCGTATTGCCTCGTCTTCCTGTGCCTCATCGTTGCAGCCGGCTGCCGTGAGCCGGTTTCCGACGATCCGGATATTCTGGCCCGCCTGCCCGAGGTCGTCGATTTTAACTACCACATCCGTCCGCTGCTATCGGACCGGTGCTTCAAGTGCCACGGCCCCGACGAAAATACGCGGGAGGCCGGCCTGCGGCTCGACATCGAATCCGCCGCGCTGGCCGAACTGCCGGAGAACCCGGGGCATGTAGCGATCAAGCCCGGCAGCCTGCGCCGCAGCGCCGTCGCTCAGCGCATCGTGTCGACCGATCCGGAAGTGCAGATGCCACCGCCGGAGTCGAACCTGTCGCTCTCGAGCTACGAAGTGGCGTTGCTCCGCCGGTGGATACAGCAGGGAGCCGAATGGAAGCCGCACTGGGCCTTTACCCCGGTCGGTCACCCCGAGCCGCCTCCTGTCCGCGACGCCGGCTGGCCGGCCTCGCCGATCGATGCGTTTATCCTGGCTCGTCTGGAGCGCGATGGCATCGCGCCGGCGCCGGAGGCCGACAGGGAACGCCTGCTTCGCCGGGTCACGATGGATCTCACGGGGCTGCCGCCGACGCTTGAGGAAATGGACGCCTTTCTGTCCGACGGCGCGCCGGACGCCTACGAACGCGTCGTCGACCGGCTGCTCGCCTCGCCGGCCTACGCCGAGCGCATGGCCGTCGAGTGGATGGATCTCGCCCGTTATGCCGATTCCCACGGGTATCACGCCGACGGCTATCGCCTGATGTGGCCCTGGCGCGACTGGGTCATCCAGGCCTTTGACGAGAACATGCCGTACGACCGGTTCGTGACGGTCCAGCTTGCCGGCGACCTCCTGCCGAACGCCTCCCGCGAACAGATCCTGGCCACCGCCTTCAACCGCAATCACCAGATGACGGCGGAAGGCGGCATCGTGGATGAAGAGTATCGGATGGAGTACGTCGCCGACCGCACCAACACCTTCGCCGAGGCGTTTCTCGGGTTGACGATGGAGTGCGCGCGGTGCCACGATCACAAGTTCGATCCGGTGACGCAGAAGGAGTATTACCAGCTGGCCGCGTTTTTCAACAACGTGAAGGAAGTCGGCATGACCGGCGACGACGGCAACGCCGGCCCCATGCTGATGCTGTATCCGGATAGCGTGCAGACGGCGCTGGCCACCGTGCGCGACAGCATCGCGGCGGTGGAACGCAAGCTGGCCGCCCGCCTGGCGCAGGTGGAGGCGCAACCGGATCGCTGGCGCGGGGCGCAGCCGCCGGCCGAGCCGGCTGGCCTCGTCGATCACTACCCGCTCGAACGGATCGCCGACGGGCAGACACCGAACCTCAAGACGCCCTCGCGGCCGGCCTCCGCGTCGGGCGACATCGAACTGGTGGAGGGGCCGCGCGGCAAGGCGGCCCGGCTGGATTACGACTTCGACTATGTAGAATTGAAGGGCGCCGGCCTGTACGACCGGTACGAGCCGTTTTCGGTCGGCATCTGGGTGTATCCCGAAAAGAAGGAGGAGTATGCCGAGCTGTTCGGCAACGCCGGCCAGAAGAACTCCTACTGGCGCGGCTACGAGGTGTATCTCGACAGCCTCAACCGCGTCAATGTCCGCCTCATCAACGCCCTCCCGCACAACTACATCCATGTGCGAACGCGCGACGGCATCGCCGGCGACGCCTGGACGCACGTGATGCTCACCTACGACGGATCCAGCAAGGCCGCCGGCGTCCGGCTCTTCCTCGACGGCGCTCCCGTAGCCCTCGATGCACCGTACGATCGCCTCTACAAAAGCATGTACCCGGTTGAAACGCGCTACGAGCGCTGGGATCGGCCGATGCGGGTGGGCAAGAGCTACCGCGCGTTCAGCGGCAACGACGGCATCTTCACCGGCCGCATCGACGATATCCGGGTCTACAACCGCGCCTTGACGGGCATCGAGGTCGAACGCCTCGTCGGCCAAAAATCCCTGTCGGATGCCGAACGGGCGCGGGAAGAACTGGCGTACGTCCTTGCGAGCCAGGACGAACCCTATCGGCGCTTGAGCGAGCGGTTGAAGACCCTCCGCATGGCCGAGTTCGATCTGATCGAGCCGGTCATGGAAGTGATGGTAATGGAGGAGATGCCGGAAATCCGGGAGACGCACATCCTGAATCGGGGACAGTACGACCAGCCCCGCGACCGGGTCGACCCGGGTACGCCGGCCGCCGTGCTCAGCTTTCCCGATACCCTTCCGCGCAACCGGCTCGGGCTGGCGCAGTGGCTTTTCGCCCCGGAAAACCCGCTCACCGCGCGCGTCGCCGTCAACCGCTTCTGGCAGATGTATTTCGGCCGTGGGCTCGTGGCCACGCCCGGAGACTTCGGCTTCCAGGGGATGCTCCCGTCGCACCCGGCGCTGCTCGACTGGCTGGCGGCGGAGTTCGTGGCTTCGGGATGGGATGTCAAGGCGCTTCAGAAACGGATCGTCATGTCCGCCACCTACCGGCAGGCCTCGCAGCCGCGGGAGGGACTGCGCGAGGTCGATCCGGAAAACGTGCTCCTGGCCAGGGGCCCCAGTTATCGCTTCTCGGCGGAGATGATTCGGGACAATGCCCTGGCGGCGAGCGGACTCCTCGTGCGGAAAGTCGGGGGCCCGAGCGCGAAACCCTATCAGCCGGAAGGGCTCTGGATCGAGAAGGGGACCTTCTCGCCCATGTTGCTGCGGTATATCCCCGACAAAGGGGAGGGCCTGTACCGGCGCAGCCTGTACACGTTCGTCAAGCGCACGTCGCCTCCGCCGTCGATGATCGCGTTCGATGCCACCGATCGGAGCAGTTGCGTGATTCAGCGCCAGCGTACGAACACGCCGCTCCAGGCGCTCATCCTGCTCAACGACCCGCAATACGTCGAGGCGAGCCGCGTGCTCGCCGAGCGGATGCAGCGCGAGGCGGGCGACACGCTCGACAGCCGGCTCGGACTCGGGTTCAGGCTGTTGACCGGGCGCCACCCCATCGACCAGGAAATCGGGGTCTTGCGGGAGTTGTACGAGACCGAAAAAGCACGTTTTGCGAGCCGGCCCGACGAGGCCCGCGCCCTGCTGGCCGTTGGCGACTTCCCGCGCGACGAATCCCTCGATCTTTCCGAGACGGCGGCGCTTACCATCGTGGCAAACACGATGATCAACCACGACGAGGCCTACATGAAGCGGTGACGGACCGGGATGAACGCCATCCCCAGAAGCCCCTGCCCGACGCCCCGCGATCGATGCCCCATGACTCTTCTCCGCCATGCACGACTGTCATAATTACCCCAACCAGTATTCGCGACGCGATTTCCTGACGCGGACGACGCTCGGCCTCGGTGCCGCGGCGCTCGCGTCGCTCATCGATCCGGCGGCTGCGCTGGCGGACCCGTCGGGTGCCGGCGTGCTGGGTGGCCCGCATTTCATGCCCCGCGCGAAACGGGTGATCTACCTGTTCCAGAGCGGCGGTCCTTCGCATCTGGAGCTGTATGATTACAAGGAAACGCTGGTGAAGCGTCACGGGGAGCAGCTCCCGGAATCCATCCGCAAGGGGCAGCGGCTCACCGGCATGACGGCCGGCCAGCGGTCCTTTCCGCTCGTGCGTCCGCACTATCCGTTTTCGCAACACGGCCAGAGCGGCGCCTGGGTCAGCGAATTGCTGCCCCACATCGGCGGCATCGCCGACGAGGTCTGCTTCGTGCAGTCGATGTACACCGAAGCCATCAACCACGATCCGGCCATCACCTTTTTCCAGACCGGATCCCAGCATCGCGGTCGCCCTTCCATCGGGGCGTGGCTGAGCTACGGACTGGGCAGCGAGAACGAAAACCTGCCGGCCTTTTGTGTGCTGCTCTCGGAAGGGCGGCAGGGGGGCCAGCCGCTGTATGCGCATCTCTGGGGGAATGGCTTCTTGCCTTCCGAGCACCAGGGCATCCAGTTCAGGGCGAGCAAGGACCCGGTCCTTTATCTCAACAATCCACCCGGGATCGAGGATGAGGATCGCAAGCGCCAGCTCGATTACATCAAGCGGCTGGGGCAGATCCAGTTCGATGAGGTCGAGGATCCGGAGATCCAGTCCAAGATCGCCCAGTACGAGATGGCGTACCGGATGCAGACGTCGGTGCCGGAAGTGACCGACCTGGGCACCGAGCCGGACTACATCCTCGACATGTACGGCGACGACGCGCGGACGGCCGGCACGTTTGCCGCGAACTGCCTCCTCGCGCGGCGTCTGGCCGAGCGGGGCGTGAAATTCATCCAGCTCTACCATCAGGGATGGGACCAGCACGGCAACCTGCCCAAGGACATCGCGAAGATGGCCAGGAGCGTCGACCAGGCCTCGGCGGCGCTGGTCCTGGATCTCAAGCAGCGGGGCATGCTGGACGACACGCTCGTGATCTGGGGCGGTGAGTTCGGACGAACCAACTACTCGCAGGGCCGGCTCAGCGACGACAACTTCGGGCGCGATCACCATCCGAGCGCCTTCACCCTCTGGATGGCCGGCGGCGGCGTGCGGCCCGGCATCACCTACGGCAAAACCGACGAGTTCGGGTACAACGTCGTCGATGA from the Rhodothermales bacterium genome contains:
- a CDS encoding DUF1501 domain-containing protein — protein: MHDCHNYPNQYSRRDFLTRTTLGLGAAALASLIDPAAALADPSGAGVLGGPHFMPRAKRVIYLFQSGGPSHLELYDYKETLVKRHGEQLPESIRKGQRLTGMTAGQRSFPLVRPHYPFSQHGQSGAWVSELLPHIGGIADEVCFVQSMYTEAINHDPAITFFQTGSQHRGRPSIGAWLSYGLGSENENLPAFCVLLSEGRQGGQPLYAHLWGNGFLPSEHQGIQFRASKDPVLYLNNPPGIEDEDRKRQLDYIKRLGQIQFDEVEDPEIQSKIAQYEMAYRMQTSVPEVTDLGTEPDYILDMYGDDARTAGTFAANCLLARRLAERGVKFIQLYHQGWDQHGNLPKDIAKMARSVDQASAALVLDLKQRGMLDDTLVIWGGEFGRTNYSQGRLSDDNFGRDHHPSAFTLWMAGGGVRPGITYGKTDEFGYNVVDDPVHVHDFQATLMHLLGIDHERLNFRYRGRRFRLTDVHGKLVPGLLA
- a CDS encoding DUF1553 domain-containing protein; the protein is MSHPVVASRVAYCLVFLCLIVAAGCREPVSDDPDILARLPEVVDFNYHIRPLLSDRCFKCHGPDENTREAGLRLDIESAALAELPENPGHVAIKPGSLRRSAVAQRIVSTDPEVQMPPPESNLSLSSYEVALLRRWIQQGAEWKPHWAFTPVGHPEPPPVRDAGWPASPIDAFILARLERDGIAPAPEADRERLLRRVTMDLTGLPPTLEEMDAFLSDGAPDAYERVVDRLLASPAYAERMAVEWMDLARYADSHGYHADGYRLMWPWRDWVIQAFDENMPYDRFVTVQLAGDLLPNASREQILATAFNRNHQMTAEGGIVDEEYRMEYVADRTNTFAEAFLGLTMECARCHDHKFDPVTQKEYYQLAAFFNNVKEVGMTGDDGNAGPMLMLYPDSVQTALATVRDSIAAVERKLAARLAQVEAQPDRWRGAQPPAEPAGLVDHYPLERIADGQTPNLKTPSRPASASGDIELVEGPRGKAARLDYDFDYVELKGAGLYDRYEPFSVGIWVYPEKKEEYAELFGNAGQKNSYWRGYEVYLDSLNRVNVRLINALPHNYIHVRTRDGIAGDAWTHVMLTYDGSSKAAGVRLFLDGAPVALDAPYDRLYKSMYPVETRYERWDRPMRVGKSYRAFSGNDGIFTGRIDDIRVYNRALTGIEVERLVGQKSLSDAERAREELAYVLASQDEPYRRLSERLKTLRMAEFDLIEPVMEVMVMEEMPEIRETHILNRGQYDQPRDRVDPGTPAAVLSFPDTLPRNRLGLAQWLFAPENPLTARVAVNRFWQMYFGRGLVATPGDFGFQGMLPSHPALLDWLAAEFVASGWDVKALQKRIVMSATYRQASQPREGLREVDPENVLLARGPSYRFSAEMIRDNALAASGLLVRKVGGPSAKPYQPEGLWIEKGTFSPMLLRYIPDKGEGLYRRSLYTFVKRTSPPPSMIAFDATDRSSCVIQRQRTNTPLQALILLNDPQYVEASRVLAERMQREAGDTLDSRLGLGFRLLTGRHPIDQEIGVLRELYETEKARFASRPDEARALLAVGDFPRDESLDLSETAALTIVANTMINHDEAYMKR
- a CDS encoding putative metal-dependent hydrolase, which encodes MDLRYPIGKYTPNPVITSAEIERWIDQIAELPGYLRQAVSKLDDARLDTAYRPEGWTLRQVVHHLADSHLNSLIRFKLALTEEEPTIKPYDEVAWAQLADYQLFSVDQELDFIALLHARWVVLLRSLAPADFERTYRHPESGVKRLDWTVGLYAWHGRHHLAHITTTMLREGW